From a region of the Coffea arabica cultivar ET-39 chromosome 3e, Coffea Arabica ET-39 HiFi, whole genome shotgun sequence genome:
- the LOC113737629 gene encoding L-type lectin-domain containing receptor kinase IV.1-like — translation MAAASDHVGFIYQGFQRSNLSLDGLAKITNNGLLQITNTTRLQTGHAFYPNPINFKSTSNSPAFSFSTQFVFAMVPDVPGIPGAGMAFVIAPTRDLPGGPSTKFLGLFNESTNGNRTNHVFAVELDNHQNKEFGDINDNHVGIDINSLNSTVSRPASHQDNNKNSFDNLNLSSGKRMQVWVEYDGVDGRIDVTLAPIAAAKPNTPLLSLSCDLSPILQQTMYVGFSASTSPIDIGIAYFVLGWSFKMNAFGVAYYLRRKWKFAEVLEEWELAYGPHRFKYKDIYIATKGFTEKQLLGEGGFGQVYKGVLQTNMSEVAVKKVSHQARQGMRGFIAEIVSIGRLRHRNLVPLLGYCRCKGELLLVYEFMPNGSLDKFLYNQPKYILNWSQRFRVIKEPTFRPSTRQVLLYLEGSVALPDLSSLAVGVSAVGLGFAHPDFEEITSSLATSTDKSFSHSVVDSILSSGR, via the exons ATGGCAGCAGCTTCTGACCATGTTGGGTTCATCTATCAAGGATTTCAACGATCAAACCTAAGTCTGGATGGATTAGCCAAAATCACCAACAATGGCCTCCTACAAATAACCAACACCACCAGATTGCAGACGGGGCATGCCTTCTATCCTAATCCCATCAATTTCAAGAGCACATCTAATAGTCCAGCTTTCTCCTTTTCCACCCAATTTGTGTTTGCCATGGTACCTGATGTCCCAGGCATACCTGGTGCGGGAATGGCTTTCGTGATTGCACCAACAAGAGACCTTCCAGGAGGGCCTTCCACAAAGTTCCTAGGCCTCTTCAACGAAAGCACTAATGGAAATCGAACAAATCACGTTTTTGCAGTGGAGCTTGATAATCACCAAAACAAAGAATTTGGAGATATCAATGACAACCATGTTGGTATTGATATTAACTCTTTGAACTCCACTGTATCCCGGCCAGCAAGTCACCAAGATAATAACAAGAATTCATTTGACAACTTAAATCTTAGCAGCGGTAAACGGATGCAAGTTTGGGTGGAATACGATGGGGTGGATGGGAGAATCGATGTTACATTAGCTCCAATAGCAGCTGCTAAACCAAATACTCCTCTTTTGTCTTTGTCATGTGATCTGTCGCCAATTTTACAGCAAACAATGTATGTTGGCTTTTCTGCATCCACTAGTCCAATCGACATAGGGATAGCATATTTTGTACTTGGATGGAGCTTCAAGATGAATG CTTTTGGGGTAGCTTATTATTTAAGGAGGAAGTGGAAATTTGCAGAAGTGCTGGAAGAATGGGAGCTTGCCTATGGACCTCACAGGTTCAAGTACAAAGATATATACATTGCCACCAAGGGGTTTACAGAAAAACAGCTGTTAGGGGAAGGCGGATTTGGCCAGGTCTACAAAGGCGTTTTGCAGACAAACATGTCTGAGGTTGCTGTCAAGAAGGTCTCTCATCAAGCAAGACAGGGAATGAGAGGTTTTATTGCAGAAATCGTCAGTATTGGGCGCTTACGGCATAGAAATTTAGTACCGCTCTTGGGTTATTGTCGGTGTAAAGGAGAGTTACTTTTGGTATACGAGTTCATGCCCAATGGTAGTCTAGACAAGTTTCTGTACAACCAACCAAAGTACATCCTCAACTGGAGCCAAAGATTTCGAGTCATCAAAG AACCAACGTTTAGGCCAAGTACGAGACAAGTTCTGTTGTACTTGGAGGGATCAGTAGCCTTGCCAGATTTATCATCTCTAGCCGTGGGCGTTTCTGCTGTTGGCCTTGGCTTCGCCCATCCTGACTTTGAAGAAATTACATCGTCACTTGCAACTTCCACTGACAAATCTTTCTCACATTCTGTAGTAGACTCCATTCTCTCCAGTGGTCGGTAA